One region of Triticum aestivum cultivar Chinese Spring chromosome 6B, IWGSC CS RefSeq v2.1, whole genome shotgun sequence genomic DNA includes:
- the LOC123134538 gene encoding methyltransferase-like protein 7A → MRCLVTLPAVAVPGRRPHPNLKPRRRSTPVAILGSCRCGRRHLLGASSAAGLLHLVNPPCLAAPAIDPDVMLERVHPARPGWYEKLYATAMDKGMQSYEAEIAQYKSDLFSQLSVAGKNILELGVGTGPNLKYYASADGVNVIGVDPNMYMEEYSRAAATSAGLPSSNFTFRRGVGEALPAEDGSMDAVIGTLVLCSVKDTDMALREIKRVLKPGGLYLFIEHVAAADGSFLQLVQGALDPLQQFVADGCHLTRKTADNIKEAGFSSLSLNDVRLSSAYIVSPHVYGVAYK, encoded by the exons ATGCGGTGCCTCGTCACGCTCCCGGCggtcgccgtccccggccgccgccCACATCCTAACCTCAAACCCCGCCGCAGAAGCACTCCCGTAGCTATCCTTGGAAGCTGCCGCtgcggccgccgccacctccttgGTGCATcctcggccgccggcctcctccatcTCGTCAACCCCCCGTGCCTCGCCGCCCCAGCCATCGACCCCGAC GTGATGCTTGAACGGGTGCACCCAGCGAGGCCTGGCTGGTACGAGAAGCTTTACGCGACGGCCATGGACAAGGGCATGCAGTCTTACGAAGCCGAG ATTGCCCAGTATAAATCGGATCTCTTCTCCCAATTGTCAGTTGCGGGGAAGAACATTCTGGAGCTTGGTGTTGGAACAGGCCCCAACTTAAAGTACTACGCAAGTGCTGATGGGGTAAATGTAATTGGGGTGGATCCTAACATGTACATGGAGGAATATTCTAGAGCAGCAGCAACTTCTGCTGGGCTTCCGTCATCAAACTTCACTTTCAGAAGAGGG GTTGGCGAAGCTTTGCCAGCAGAAGACGGTTCCATGGATGCAGTTATTGGTACATTGGTGTTATGCTCTGTAAAAGACACCGATATGGCATTAAGAG AGATAAAGAGAGTCCTAAAGCCGGGTGGTCTCTACCTATTCATTGAGCATGTTGCTGCAGCAG ATGGTTCCTTCCTCCAGTTGGTGCAAGGTGCCCTTGATCCTCTGCAGCAATTTGTCGCTGACGGGTGCCACCTCACCAGGAAAACAGCTGACAACATCAAGGAAGCCGGGTTCTCGAGCTTGAGCCTGAACGATGTGCGCCTGTCATCTGCGTATATCGTTAGCCCCCATGTTTATGGTGTAGCCTATAAATGA